A stretch of the Azorhizobium caulinodans ORS 571 genome encodes the following:
- a CDS encoding ABC transporter ATP-binding protein/permease, producing MRALLTLLRDIRRLALPYFRSEERWTAIGLLGAVIGLELAWVYCTVLLNRWNNAFYDAIQEKDFGAFKHQLLIFCAIAAGAICVAVYQIYLKQWLEIRWRRWLTKRYLEHWLGDDTHYRLRLSGDAADNPDQRIAQDVSMFVSQTISVGVGLLGTIVSLTSFSVILWGLSGAIDLKLFGIDMHVPGYLFWAALLYAALGTLITHFIGKPLVRLNFDQQRYEADFRVDMVRVRENSEQIALLGGEPAESRKLEGRFGRILDNYFGLMKAQKRLTWFTAGYNQVSNIFPYVVVSPGYFAGAIQLGTLMQTGSAFGSVQGAFSFFISSYSTLAEWTSVVNRLTGFEAAMEVAKRDDGARAFPHRREAAQEAALALADMDVRLPTGEAIVAVDRLSIGKGERVLVTGPSGGGKTTLFRAIAGIWPFGTGTITLPQDARVMILPQRPYVPVGRLDDALTYPLPATDFDHARLAEALTAVGLEVLVHRLEEQALWPHILSLGEQQRLSIARALLEQPDVLLLDEATAALDEPSEAAVYALLRARLPQATVLSIGHRATLNALHDRTLALSGTGLPRRLVDGPAFQPEAA from the coding sequence ATGCGCGCACTCCTGACCCTGCTTCGCGACATCCGCCGCCTGGCGCTTCCCTATTTCCGCAGCGAGGAGCGCTGGACCGCCATCGGCCTTCTGGGTGCCGTCATCGGTCTGGAACTCGCCTGGGTCTATTGCACGGTGCTGCTGAACCGCTGGAACAACGCGTTCTATGACGCCATCCAGGAGAAGGACTTCGGCGCCTTCAAGCACCAGCTCCTGATCTTCTGCGCCATCGCGGCGGGGGCCATCTGCGTTGCGGTCTACCAGATCTATCTCAAGCAGTGGCTGGAGATCCGGTGGCGGCGCTGGCTGACGAAACGCTATCTTGAGCACTGGCTCGGCGACGACACCCATTATCGCCTGCGCCTCTCCGGGGATGCGGCGGACAATCCGGACCAGCGTATCGCGCAGGACGTGTCCATGTTCGTCAGCCAGACCATTTCGGTCGGCGTCGGGCTGCTCGGGACCATCGTCTCGCTCACCTCCTTCTCCGTCATCCTGTGGGGCCTGTCCGGGGCCATCGACCTGAAATTGTTCGGGATCGACATGCATGTCCCCGGCTATCTCTTCTGGGCGGCACTTCTTTATGCCGCGCTTGGCACGCTGATCACCCATTTCATCGGCAAGCCTTTGGTGCGGCTCAATTTCGACCAGCAGCGCTATGAAGCGGACTTCCGCGTCGACATGGTGCGCGTGCGCGAGAACAGCGAGCAGATCGCCCTCCTCGGCGGCGAACCGGCGGAAAGCCGGAAGCTCGAAGGCCGCTTCGGCCGCATCCTCGACAATTACTTCGGGCTGATGAAGGCGCAGAAGCGCCTCACCTGGTTCACCGCCGGCTACAATCAGGTCTCGAACATCTTCCCTTATGTGGTGGTCTCGCCCGGCTATTTCGCCGGCGCCATCCAACTCGGCACGCTGATGCAGACGGGCTCCGCCTTCGGCTCGGTGCAGGGCGCCTTCTCCTTCTTCATCTCCTCTTATTCGACCCTGGCCGAGTGGACCTCGGTGGTGAACCGTCTCACCGGCTTCGAGGCGGCCATGGAGGTGGCCAAGCGCGACGACGGCGCCCGCGCCTTCCCGCACCGGCGCGAGGCGGCGCAGGAAGCGGCGCTTGCGCTCGCCGACATGGACGTGCGCCTGCCCACGGGCGAGGCCATCGTGGCGGTGGACCGCCTCAGCATCGGCAAGGGCGAGCGGGTGCTCGTCACCGGCCCCTCAGGCGGGGGCAAGACCACGCTGTTCCGCGCCATCGCCGGCATCTGGCCCTTCGGGACCGGCACGATCACCCTGCCGCAGGATGCGCGGGTGATGATCCTGCCCCAGCGGCCCTATGTGCCGGTCGGGCGGCTGGACGATGCCCTTACCTATCCGCTGCCAGCCACCGACTTCGACCATGCCCGGCTTGCGGAAGCACTGACGGCGGTCGGCCTCGAGGTGCTCGTGCATCGCCTCGAGGAGCAGGCGCTCTGGCCGCACATCCTCTCGCTGGGCGAGCAGCAGCGCCTGTCCATCGCGCGGGCGCTTCTGGAACAGCCGGACGTGCTGCTGCTGGACGAGGCGACCGCCGCGCTCGACGAGCCGTCCGAGGCCGCCGTCTACGCCCTCCTGCGGGCGCGGCTGCCGCAGGCGACCGTGCTCTCCATCGGCCACCGTGCCACCCTCAACGCCCTGCACGACCGCACGCTTGCTCTCTCCGGGACCGGCCTGCCCCGCCGGCTGGTGGACGGGCCGGCTTTTCAGCCGGAAGCCGCCTGA
- a CDS encoding universal stress protein has product MIRDILVNLSLGSERDPAAVYAASLAAACKAHITGLAVSYEIDVPPFYMGALPTDFIDQQIRENEAAATTAAGAFTALAREHGLSYDVRTLSGSLGDAAAAVGDLSRLYDLTVVAQPDPDRPGPEEVLAESALMDSGRGVLVVPYVQKPPFSLSRVVVAWDGSRASARALAESLPLLHMADSRVIFSVRRSENEEATPNAADLERHLAHHGLSAELRHLTIGSGESISSAILNEVSDQGADLVVMGGYGHSRVRELVFGGVTRDILGSMTAPVLLAH; this is encoded by the coding sequence ATGATCCGGGACATTCTGGTCAACCTTTCCCTCGGCAGCGAGCGCGATCCCGCGGCCGTTTATGCCGCAAGCCTTGCCGCCGCCTGCAAGGCGCACATCACCGGCCTTGCGGTGAGCTACGAGATTGACGTGCCGCCCTTCTACATGGGCGCCCTCCCCACCGACTTCATCGACCAGCAGATCCGCGAGAATGAAGCGGCGGCGACCACGGCTGCCGGCGCCTTCACGGCGCTCGCCCGCGAGCACGGCCTCTCCTACGACGTGCGCACCCTCTCGGGCTCGCTCGGCGATGCGGCCGCGGCGGTGGGCGACCTGTCCCGCCTCTATGACCTCACCGTGGTCGCCCAGCCCGATCCGGACCGCCCCGGCCCGGAAGAGGTGCTGGCGGAATCCGCGCTCATGGATTCGGGCCGCGGCGTGCTGGTGGTCCCTTATGTGCAGAAGCCGCCCTTCTCGCTCTCGCGGGTCGTGGTGGCCTGGGACGGAAGCCGTGCCAGCGCCCGTGCGCTCGCCGAAAGCCTGCCGCTGCTCCATATGGCCGACAGCCGCGTGATCTTCTCCGTGCGCCGCTCGGAGAACGAAGAAGCGACGCCCAACGCCGCCGATCTGGAGCGCCATCTGGCGCACCACGGCCTGTCGGCTGAACTGCGCCACCTCACAATCGGCTCCGGCGAAAGCATTTCCTCCGCCATCCTGAATGAAGTGTCCGACCAGGGCGCCGACCTCGTGGTGATGGGGGGCTACGGCCATTCGCGCGTGCGCGAACTGGTCTTCGGCGGCGTGACCCGCGACATCCTCGGCTCCATGACGGCGCCGGTGCTGCTCGCCCACTGA
- a CDS encoding chloride channel protein: MFRRDLRRIRFALTSRMLWKRRAVFLLGAVAVGVASVAFAKMADGAQEFYVHTMERMPYAFLILTPLGFGLFAWATARFFPGAQGSGIPQAIAARRSGSPAHRARLLSARVTIGKVLLTCLGLAVGGSIGREGPTVQLGCAIMVALAAFAGIGRANGLILVGAAAGIAGAFNTPLAGVMFAIEEMAKSYDKRLSGLIAAAVVISGMVSLLLVGQYLYFGSIPTEAFATIGWNAVVFCAVVGGVGGAIFSRGLVALSNAKGRILGPLRKRPFVYGALCGLIVGALAILTHGFAGGSGYGPTRLLLEEGVASPWWYAPIKLFTTLLSSASGIPGGLFSPSLSVGANIGAALAPFMPEMDIRALAMLGMVGYFAGVVQAPLTAFVIVMEMTNEVHLVVPMLATALLGAGISRVLAPEPLYHALSFAYDPRPEEMPQAGEAKADTKAP; the protein is encoded by the coding sequence ATGTTCAGACGCGACCTGCGGCGGATTCGCTTTGCGCTCACCTCCCGGATGCTCTGGAAGCGCCGGGCGGTGTTCCTGCTGGGCGCGGTGGCGGTCGGCGTCGCCTCCGTCGCCTTCGCCAAGATGGCGGACGGGGCGCAGGAGTTCTATGTCCACACCATGGAACGCATGCCCTATGCGTTCCTCATCCTGACGCCGCTGGGCTTCGGCCTGTTCGCCTGGGCCACCGCCCGCTTCTTCCCCGGTGCGCAGGGCAGCGGCATTCCGCAGGCCATCGCCGCCCGAAGGTCCGGCAGTCCGGCCCACCGCGCCCGCCTGCTCTCCGCGCGCGTCACCATCGGCAAGGTGCTCCTCACCTGCCTCGGCCTTGCGGTCGGCGGCTCCATCGGCCGCGAGGGGCCGACCGTGCAGCTCGGCTGCGCCATCATGGTGGCGCTCGCCGCCTTCGCCGGCATCGGCCGCGCCAACGGCCTCATTCTGGTGGGTGCGGCGGCGGGCATTGCGGGCGCCTTCAACACGCCGCTCGCCGGCGTCATGTTCGCCATCGAGGAGATGGCGAAGTCCTATGACAAGCGCCTGTCCGGCCTCATCGCCGCCGCCGTGGTCATCTCCGGCATGGTGAGCCTGCTGCTGGTGGGCCAGTATCTCTATTTCGGCTCCATCCCGACGGAAGCCTTCGCGACCATCGGCTGGAATGCCGTGGTGTTCTGCGCCGTGGTGGGGGGCGTCGGCGGCGCCATCTTCTCGCGTGGCCTCGTGGCGCTTTCCAATGCGAAGGGCCGCATCCTCGGCCCGCTGCGCAAGCGCCCCTTCGTCTATGGCGCGCTCTGCGGCCTCATCGTCGGCGCGCTCGCCATCCTCACCCACGGCTTTGCCGGCGGCTCGGGCTACGGGCCGACGCGGCTGCTCCTGGAGGAAGGCGTCGCCTCGCCCTGGTGGTACGCGCCGATCAAGCTGTTCACGACGCTCCTGTCCTCCGCCAGCGGCATTCCCGGCGGCCTGTTCTCGCCGTCGCTGTCGGTCGGCGCCAACATCGGCGCCGCGCTCGCGCCCTTCATGCCGGAGATGGACATCCGCGCCCTCGCCATGCTGGGCATGGTCGGCTATTTCGCCGGCGTGGTGCAGGCGCCTTTGACCGCCTTCGTCATCGTGATGGAAATGACCAACGAGGTGCACCTCGTGGTGCCCATGCTGGCGACGGCATTGCTCGGCGCCGGCATCTCCCGCGTGCTGGCGCCCGAGCCGCTCTATCACGCCCTCTCGTTCGCCTATGACCCGAGGCCCGAGGAAATGCCGCAGGCAGGCGAAGCCAAGGCCGACACCAAGGCCCCCTGA
- a CDS encoding DUF1013 domain-containing protein, with amino-acid sequence MSNTPLMPKATAVWLVENTALTFEQIGDFCKLHPLEVKGIADGEVAQGIKGLDPIANGQLTREEIDKGEKNQNYHLKLQESKVRLPEPKRRKGPRYTPVSRRHDRPNAILWLLRNHPELKDAQIIRLVGTTKATIQSIKDRTHWNSAQLAPMDPVTLGLCSQIDLDLEVQRAAKDRPAALASEDRGATLLPADVTTQRHEDDAPSSGRKDSLDLETVFAKLGGARKSEDEED; translated from the coding sequence ATGTCCAACACCCCGCTGATGCCGAAGGCGACCGCCGTGTGGCTGGTCGAGAACACGGCGCTCACGTTCGAGCAGATCGGCGACTTCTGCAAACTTCACCCCCTCGAGGTGAAGGGCATCGCCGACGGCGAAGTGGCGCAGGGCATCAAGGGGCTCGATCCCATCGCCAACGGCCAGCTCACCCGCGAAGAGATCGACAAGGGCGAGAAGAACCAGAACTACCACCTGAAGCTTCAGGAATCGAAGGTCCGCCTGCCGGAGCCCAAGCGCCGCAAGGGCCCTCGCTACACGCCGGTGTCCCGCCGCCACGACCGGCCGAACGCCATCCTCTGGCTGCTGCGCAACCATCCCGAGCTGAAGGATGCGCAGATCATCCGCCTCGTGGGCACCACCAAGGCGACCATCCAGTCCATCAAGGACCGCACCCACTGGAATTCGGCCCAGCTCGCGCCGATGGATCCGGTCACGCTCGGCCTGTGCAGCCAGATCGACCTCGATCTCGAAGTGCAGCGCGCGGCGAAGGATCGGCCCGCGGCGCTCGCCTCCGAGGACCGTGGCGCGACCCTGCTGCCGGCGGACGTCACCACCCAGCGCCACGAAGACGACGCGCCGTCCTCCGGCCGCAAGGATTCGCTGGATCTGGAGACGGTGTTCGCCAAGCTCGGCGGCGCCCGCAAGAGCGAGGACGAGGAGGACTGA
- a CDS encoding ChbG/HpnK family deacetylase, protein MKRIVICADDYGIAPGVSAAIRALLAERRINATSVMTVLPDLFEEADALMPLTSGQASIGLHVTLTGNFEPLTHGFKGATFPSLGRLMAMSFARRLDPVNVKAEIETQFLAFEEAFGRPPDHVDGHQHVHLLPTIREAVLEVTRSRAPEAWVRDCTPAPGALVGLDLKGRYIGFLARGFAAEAKALGLATNRGFAGAYNFKMGTNFGRLLTQFISGLEDGGVVMVHPGMVDEALGKRDPLTSPREAEYEVLAGAQLPQILLATGAQLR, encoded by the coding sequence GTGAAGCGTATTGTCATCTGCGCGGACGACTACGGGATCGCTCCCGGCGTCTCCGCTGCCATCCGTGCCCTGTTGGCGGAGCGGCGCATCAACGCCACCTCGGTCATGACCGTGCTGCCTGACCTGTTCGAGGAAGCCGATGCTCTGATGCCGCTCACCAGCGGGCAGGCGAGCATCGGCCTGCATGTGACGCTGACCGGCAATTTCGAGCCGCTGACCCACGGCTTCAAGGGGGCGACCTTCCCTTCGCTCGGCCGGCTGATGGCCATGTCCTTCGCGCGCCGGCTGGACCCTGTGAATGTGAAGGCGGAGATCGAGACGCAGTTCCTGGCCTTCGAGGAAGCCTTCGGCCGCCCGCCGGACCATGTGGACGGCCACCAGCATGTGCATCTGCTGCCCACCATCCGGGAGGCGGTGCTCGAAGTCACCCGCAGCCGGGCGCCCGAGGCCTGGGTGCGCGACTGCACGCCGGCGCCCGGTGCGCTGGTGGGGCTCGACCTCAAGGGCCGCTACATCGGCTTCCTGGCGCGGGGCTTCGCCGCCGAGGCCAAGGCGCTGGGGCTCGCCACCAACCGGGGCTTTGCCGGAGCCTACAATTTCAAGATGGGCACCAATTTCGGCCGCCTGCTCACCCAGTTCATTTCCGGGCTGGAGGACGGGGGGGTGGTGATGGTGCATCCCGGCATGGTGGATGAGGCGCTGGGCAAACGCGATCCGCTCACCTCCCCCCGCGAGGCCGAATATGAGGTCCTCGCCGGCGCCCAGCTGCCGCAGATCCTGCTCGCCACCGGAGCGCAGTTGCGCTGA
- a CDS encoding homoserine kinase: MAVYTDVSAASLSDYLAAYDIGTLVSYHGIAEGVENSNFLVQTTTASFILTLYEKRVDPADLPFFIGLMQHLAANGISCPQPVAMRDGTMLGTLAGRPCAIVTFLPGVSVRKPTAANCGQLGRALAQLHLAGAGFEITRRNALSVSGWRPLFEAAGPRTDTVHPGLAAIITEELAAHEAHWPAALPAGVIHADLFPDNAFFLDDTLSGIIDFYFACNDLFAYDVAVCLNAWCFEADGAFNATKGRALLAGYQAVRPMEAAEVEALPQLARGAALRFLLTRLVDWLNVPEGALVRPKDPLEYLRKLRFHRAVASARDYGLAA, from the coding sequence GTGGCGGTCTATACGGACGTTTCGGCGGCGAGCCTTTCGGATTATCTCGCCGCTTACGATATCGGCACACTGGTTTCGTATCACGGCATCGCGGAGGGCGTGGAGAATTCCAACTTCCTCGTCCAGACCACGACCGCGAGCTTCATCCTCACGCTCTATGAGAAGCGCGTCGATCCGGCCGACCTGCCCTTCTTCATCGGCCTGATGCAGCATCTGGCGGCGAACGGCATTTCGTGCCCGCAGCCGGTGGCCATGCGCGACGGCACCATGCTCGGCACCCTTGCCGGCCGCCCCTGCGCCATCGTGACCTTCCTTCCCGGCGTGTCCGTGCGCAAGCCCACCGCCGCCAACTGCGGACAGCTCGGACGCGCGCTGGCGCAACTGCATCTTGCGGGTGCGGGCTTCGAGATCACTCGCCGCAATGCCCTTTCCGTGTCCGGCTGGCGGCCTTTGTTCGAGGCGGCAGGCCCGCGCACCGATACGGTCCATCCCGGCCTTGCGGCGATCATCACCGAGGAACTGGCCGCGCACGAGGCCCACTGGCCCGCCGCGCTTCCGGCCGGTGTGATCCATGCGGATCTCTTCCCGGACAACGCCTTCTTCCTCGATGACACCCTCTCCGGCATCATCGACTTCTACTTCGCCTGCAACGATCTCTTTGCTTATGACGTGGCCGTGTGCCTGAACGCCTGGTGCTTCGAGGCGGACGGCGCCTTCAACGCCACCAAGGGTCGGGCGCTGCTCGCCGGCTACCAGGCGGTGCGCCCGATGGAAGCGGCTGAGGTGGAGGCCCTGCCCCAGCTCGCCCGCGGCGCCGCCCTGCGCTTCCTGCTCACGCGGCTGGTGGACTGGCTGAACGTGCCGGAAGGCGCCCTCGTGCGCCCCAAAGACCCCTTGGAATATCTGAGGAAGCTACGCTTCCACCGGGCCGTAGCCAGCGCCCGCGACTATGGACTTGCCGCATGA
- a CDS encoding glycosyltransferase family 2 protein — MTPDLSIVVPCYNEATGLPFFHERLSAHARKVAEARGMRIEIVYVDDGSRDQTAAVALALKPQGTDVQVVALSRNFGKEAALMAGLDHARGDALLFMDGDGQHPPEMIETFVGLWKDEGYDVAYAIKADRMDEPAARRTFVKIFYWLLNFGAQSRIPEDAADFRLLSPRAAAALRRLPERNRFFKGLSSWIGFRQKAVPYRPAAREHGTSSWSFLRLLGLSMEGLTSFSPAPLRLAGMVGAALAAAAFLYGSWIVIERLVWGIPLPGYPSLVVGLMVIGGVQLLVIGIMGEYIARILSEIKARPVYFVADHAVRHAEAAGDRPVGLELPKALP, encoded by the coding sequence ATGACCCCTGACCTCAGCATCGTCGTTCCCTGCTACAACGAGGCCACCGGCCTGCCGTTCTTCCACGAGCGCCTCAGCGCCCATGCGCGGAAGGTGGCGGAAGCGCGCGGCATGCGTATCGAGATCGTCTATGTGGACGACGGCAGCCGCGACCAGACCGCCGCCGTGGCGCTCGCCCTGAAGCCTCAGGGCACGGACGTGCAGGTGGTGGCGCTGTCGCGCAACTTCGGCAAGGAAGCCGCGCTGATGGCGGGGCTCGACCACGCCCGCGGCGATGCGCTGCTGTTCATGGACGGCGACGGCCAGCATCCGCCGGAGATGATCGAGACCTTCGTCGGCCTCTGGAAGGACGAGGGCTATGACGTCGCCTATGCCATCAAGGCTGATCGCATGGACGAGCCGGCCGCCCGCCGCACCTTCGTGAAGATCTTCTACTGGCTGCTCAACTTCGGCGCGCAAAGCCGCATTCCCGAGGACGCCGCCGACTTCCGCCTGCTCTCGCCCCGCGCCGCTGCCGCTTTGCGGCGCCTGCCGGAGCGCAACCGCTTCTTCAAGGGCCTGTCGAGCTGGATCGGCTTCCGCCAGAAGGCAGTGCCCTACCGGCCGGCGGCGCGCGAGCATGGCACCTCGTCCTGGAGCTTCCTGCGCCTCCTCGGCCTTTCCATGGAGGGCCTCACCTCCTTCTCGCCCGCGCCGCTGCGCCTCGCGGGCATGGTCGGCGCGGCGCTCGCCGCCGCCGCCTTCCTCTATGGCTCCTGGATCGTCATAGAGCGCCTGGTCTGGGGCATTCCCCTGCCGGGCTATCCCTCGCTCGTCGTCGGATTGATGGTCATCGGCGGCGTGCAGCTGCTGGTGATCGGCATCATGGGCGAATACATCGCTCGCATTCTGTCCGAAATCAAAGCGCGTCCGGTCTATTTCGTCGCTGATCATGCGGTCCGCCATGCGGAAGCCGCCGGCGACCGTCCGGTCGGCTTGGAGTTGCCCAAGGCTTTGCCGTGA
- the ispH gene encoding 4-hydroxy-3-methylbut-2-enyl diphosphate reductase: MSAEKPPLRILLCAPRGFCAGVVRAIDAVERALALHGAPVYVRHEIVHNKYVVDGLRKKGAVFVEELDEVPPGDAPVIFSAHGVPRSVPEAAAARNLFAIDATCPLVTKVHREAQLHHKKGRHVLLIGHARHPEVVGTMGQLPEGAVTLIETAQDARTIAPADPENLAYATQTTLSLDDTAEIVAILRARFPTIAVPHKEDICYATTNRQEAVKKVAPQVDAMVVVGAPNSSNSQRLRETAEREGCAVSVLVQRASDLDWSRLSELKSLGITAGASAPEVLVEEIIDAFAERYDVDVETVTAAQEDVFFPLPRALREDAAE, translated from the coding sequence ATGTCCGCTGAAAAGCCCCCTCTCCGCATCCTGCTCTGCGCGCCGCGCGGCTTCTGCGCCGGCGTGGTGCGGGCCATTGACGCGGTGGAGCGCGCACTCGCGCTGCACGGTGCACCGGTCTATGTGCGGCATGAGATCGTTCACAACAAATATGTGGTGGACGGCCTGCGCAAGAAGGGCGCCGTCTTCGTGGAGGAACTGGACGAGGTGCCGCCCGGCGATGCCCCCGTCATCTTCTCCGCGCACGGCGTGCCCAGGTCCGTGCCCGAGGCAGCGGCCGCCCGCAACCTCTTCGCCATCGACGCCACCTGCCCGCTGGTGACCAAGGTCCATCGCGAGGCGCAGTTGCACCACAAGAAGGGCCGGCACGTGCTGCTCATCGGCCATGCCCGCCATCCGGAAGTGGTCGGCACCATGGGCCAGTTGCCCGAGGGCGCAGTGACGCTGATCGAAACGGCGCAGGATGCCCGCACCATCGCGCCGGCCGACCCCGAGAATCTCGCCTATGCGACGCAGACGACCCTGTCGCTGGACGACACGGCGGAGATTGTCGCCATCCTCCGCGCGCGCTTCCCCACCATCGCCGTGCCGCACAAGGAAGACATCTGCTACGCCACCACCAACCGCCAGGAAGCGGTGAAGAAGGTGGCGCCGCAGGTGGACGCCATGGTGGTGGTGGGCGCGCCCAACTCCTCCAATTCCCAGCGCCTGCGCGAAACCGCCGAGCGCGAGGGCTGCGCCGTCTCGGTTCTGGTCCAGCGGGCGAGCGACCTCGACTGGTCGCGGCTGTCGGAGCTGAAGAGCCTCGGCATCACCGCCGGGGCCTCGGCGCCCGAGGTGCTGGTGGAAGAAATCATCGACGCTTTTGCCGAGCGTTACGACGTGGATGTGGAAACGGTGACGGCCGCGCAGGAGGATGTGTTCTTTCCGCTTCCCCGCGCGCTGCGCGAAGATGCGGCGGAGTAG